Genomic segment of Nocardiopsis mwathae:
CCACGCGGAGAAGGTGGGCTATCCGATCCGCATCCGCGAGGCGGAGGTCGTGCGGACCGCCATGGTCGGCGCCGGCCTGCTGCGGGTGACCCTGGGCGGTGCGGGCACCGCGGGGTTCGAGTCCCACGCACCGGACGAGCACGTGAAACTGATCTTCCCGGAGCCGGACGGCTCGGTGCGGCTCCCCGAGCCGAACGGCCTGATGCTGCGCTGGCCGCGCCCGACACCCACCTCGCGCGAGTACACCGTGCGCCGCTACGACCCGGCCTCAGGCGAGATCGACATCGACATCGCCCCGCACGAGGGCGGCCTGGCGTCGGACTGGGCACAGGCCGTGGAGCCGGGCGCCGTCGTCCACGTCGCCGGACCCCCCGGCGGGCTCATCGTCCCCCACTCCTATGACCGCTACCTTCTGGCGGGCGACATCACGGCGCTGCCCGCGATCGCGCGCCGCCTGGAGGAGCTGCCCGGGAGCGCGAGGGGTTGGGCCTTCGTCGAGGTCGCCGACGCCGCGGAGGAGATCGGGATGTCCGCGCCCGAAGGTGTCGAGGTGCGCTGGCTGCACCGCGGCGACCGCCCGGCCGGCACCGGCGGCGCGCTGGCGCGGGCCGTGACGTCGGTGTCCGTTCCCGAGGGTGAGCGCCTGTACGTGTGGGCCGCGGGCGAGGCGGGGCAGATCAAGCCGCTGCGGCGCTGGGTCCGCGACGAGCTGCGGCTGGAAAAGGCCGACCACGACATCACCGGCTACTGGAAGCGGGGCGTCGCCGACTTCGACGACGACCACTGACACCCCGGCAGAGGGAGCACAGGGGAACGCCCCTGTGCCCGATCACCCTGCCCGCAGAACCCCTGAGTAAAGCAAGCCTCACCTCGGCAGGCACCCGTATCCGCCTGCCTCGACAAGGAGTCGCACATGTTCACACGCAGATCGCCGGGCCTGGTCGGCGCACTCGCTCTGTCCCTCGCCCTGGCCGGGTGCGGGTCGTCGACGGGCGGGGAGGACGCCTCCGGGGAGAGTGGCGAGACCCGCGTGTTCACCGCGGACAACGGCGAGATCACCATCCCCGCCGACCCGCAGCGCGTGGTGGCCACCGGGTACGCCGTCCCCGTCCTGATCGAAGCCGACGCTCCCCTGGTCGGGATCTCGTCATGGCAGCGCGGCGAGCCGCTGATGAGCGAGGAGGACCTGGCCACCTACGAGGAGCTGCCGAAGGTGGCCGGCGAGCAGGCGGCCGAGACCAACTACGAGGCGATCGCCGAGGCCGACCCCGACCTCATCGTCATCGGCGTCCCGGCCCCGGTGCTCGGCGACATCGACGTCGAGCGGCTGGAGTCCATCGCCCCGGTCGTGGCGATCGGCCCGACCGTGCCGTCGGCGTGGCGCGAGCTGTCCCGCAAGCAGGCCGACGCGGCGGGCGCGCTCGATCGGTTCGACGCCGTGCAGGGGGAGTACGAGAACAAGGCCGCCGATCTGGCCGAAAAGTACTCCGACGTGCTGCCGCAGCTGAAGCTGGGGCACATCGGCGAGTACGGCGAGGTCGCCAAGGGCACCTTCCAGCGCGAGTTCAGCGGCTCGTGGGGCACCAACATCGCCGAGGACATCGGCGCGGCGTACTACGGCGAGGTCAAGGAGCCCGGCCCCGGTTCGCGCGCGGTCAGCGAGTACCCCTCCGTCGAGGAGCTGCCGGACTCGCTCGGTGAGGCCGACGCCATCACCTACTCGGTCAAGGCCGACGGCAGCATCCCCGAGTCGGTTCAGTACGTCATGGACTCGGAGCTGTGGAAGAACCTGCCCGCCGTCAAGGACGGGAAGACCTTCCCGATCCAGCACACCGAGGCCGCGACCTACGGGCAGGCCATGCGGACCCTGGACGCGATCGACGAGTCGTTCGCGCCGCTGCTGGAGCAGTGACCCCCCTAGGCCGGACGTCCGAACCGGCGCAGACCACCAGGCGCACACCGCGGATCGGGCGGGTCGGACTGCTCGCCGGCGGGCTGGTGCTGCTGGCCGCCGTCGCCGTGCTCAGCATCGGCGTCGGCGCCCGCCCGATCCCTCCCGCCGATGTGGTGCGGGCCCTGTTCGACTTCCAGGGGACCGACGACCACGTGGTGGTGTGGAATATGCGGGCGCCCCGCGCGCTGCTGGCCGTCGCCGTGGGCGCCGCGCTGGCGGTGGCGGGCGCGCTGATCCAGACGCTGGCCCGCAACCCGCTGGCCGAGCCCGGAATCCTCGGGGTCACCGCGGGGGCCGGGTTCGCCATCACCCTCGGGTCGGCGCTGGGCCTGGCCGCCGGGCAGGCGGGCGAGCTGGGTTGGGCGATCGTCGGCTCGGTACTCGCGGCGCTGCTGGTCGCCGCCGTCGGGCGGAGCTCACCGCTGCGCCTGGTGCTCACCGGGGTGGCGCTGACCGCGGTGCTGAACGGTGTCGCGCTGGGCATGCGGCTGCGGTTCCCGGACGTCTTCGACGTCTACCGGTTCTGGTCGGTCGGCTCACTGGCGGCCCGGGAACAGGCGCCGCTGGGGCTGCCGCTGGCGGCGATCGCGGTGTGCCTGGTCGGCGCGGTGCTGCTGAGCCGGGCGCTCAACGCCCTGGCGCTGGGCGAGACCGTGGCGCACACGCTGGGCGCCGGCGTGGCGCGGGTGCGGGCGCTGGCGCTGGTGCTCATCACCGTGCTCAGCGGGGCGGCCACGGCTGTGGCCGGGCCGATCCTGTTCGTCGGGCTGATCGTTCCGCACCTCGTCCGCCGTCCGGCGGGGGGCTCGGTGCCGTGGCTGGTGCTCTATTCGATGGTGCTGGGCGCGATCCTGCTGCTGGTCGCCGATGTCGGTTCGCGGGTGCTGCTGCCCACCGGTGAGGTGCCGGTGGCGATCGTGACGGCGTTCCTCGGCGGACCCGTGCTGATCTGGGCCGTCCGCCGCTACGGGGCGGGGTCGCTGTGAACACACGTCTTCTGCACGCCGAACACCGCACGGTGGCGGTATCGGCGGTGCTGGCCGCCGTCATCGCGGGCCTGGGTCTGCTCGGGCTCTGCTACGGCGCCTCCTGGGCCACCCCCGGCGAGGTGCTGGCCGCGCTGACCGGGGCGGAGCGCTCCGTGGTGATCACGGAATGGCGGCTGCCGCGGGTCATGGCCGGGCTGGTCTTCGGCGCCGCGCTCGGTGTGGCCGGCGCGATCTTCCAGAACCTCACCCGCAACCCGATGGGCAGCCCGGACATCATCGGGCTCGACGCGGGTGCCTACACCGGCGCCCTGATCGCCATCACCGTGCTGTCGGGCACGTCCGCGCAGCTGGCCACCGGGTCGGTGGTCGGCGGGCTGCTCGTCGCGGCCGTGATCTACCTGCTCTCCTCCGACCGGGGCTTCTCCGGGCTGCGGCTGGTGGTGATCGGCATCGCGGTCAACGCGATGGTGACCGCGGTCAACTCGTGGATCGTGCTCCGCGCCGACCTGGAGATCGCCATCGCCGCGGTGGGGTGGAGCGCCGGCTCGCTCAACGGCGTGGACTGGGCCGACCTGCGCGTCCCGTTCGCGGTGATCGCCGTCCTGCTCGTGGGCATGGCCGCGCTGTCCCGCGACATGCACCAGACGCTGCTCGGCGACGCGGTCGCGGTGACCACCGGTGTCGCGCTCAACCGGCTGCGGCTGCTGATGGTGCTGATCGGCGTCGGCTGCACGGCCACGGTGACCGCGGTGGCCGGGCCGATCGCGTTCATCGCCCTGGCCGCCCCGCAGATCGGCCGCAGGCTCGCGGGCGCCGCCGGAGTGCCGCTGCTCCCGGCCGCGCTGACCGGGGCCGTGCTGCTCCAAGGCGCCGACCTGCTCGCCCAGATGCTGCTGGCGCCCGTCGCACTTCCCGTCGGCGTGGTGAGCACCGCGATCGGCGGCTGCTACCTGATCTGGCTGCTGACCAAGGAGGTGAGGCGCGCATGACCGCACGCCTCAGCGCGCAGGAGATCACCCTGCGCTACGGCGAACGCGTGGTGTCCACACGGCTGAGCCTCGACATCCCCGACGGCGCGTTCACCGCCATCGTGGGTCCCAACGCGTGCGGGAAGTCCACCCTGCTGCGGGCGTTCGTCCGGCTGCTGCGCCCCGACACCGGGCAGGTGCACCTCGACGGGCGCGAGGTGGGGGGCTACCCGTCCAAGGCCCTGGCCAAGGTGCTCGGCTTCCTGCCGCAGGACCCCCTGGCCCCCGACGGCATCAGGGTCCGCCAGCTGGTGAGCCGGGGGCGGTTCCCGCACCAGTCGCTGCTGGCCGCGTGGTCGGCCCGGGACGAGGAGGCCGTCGGTGAGGCGATGATCGCCGCCGGCGTCGACGACCTGGCCGACCGACCGGTCCAGGAACTGTCCGGCGGGCAGCGCCAGCGGGTGTGGATGGCCATGGTGCTCGCCCAGCAGACGCCCTACCTGCTGCTCGACGAGCCGACATCCTTCCTGGACATCACCCACCAGTACCAGCTGCTCGGGCTGCTGGCCCGAATGCGCGACGAGGGGCGCACGGTCATCGCCGTCCTCCACGACATCAACCAGGCCTGCCGCTTCGCCGACCACTTGGTCGCCATGCGCGACGGCCGGGTGGCCGCCGAGGGCGACCCCGCCGAGATCGTGGACGCCGCGCTGGTCAAAGACGTATTCGACCTTCCCAGCGTCATCGTCCCCGACCCGGTGACCGACACCCCCATGGTCGTCCCCACACTCCAAGGAGACTGAGTTGACCACCCCGAGCGTGCCCTCCGACGGACTGCTCCCCCTGACCGGCGCCCAGGCGGGGATCTGGAACGCACAGCGCTTGGAACCGGACTCCCCCTACTACCTGGTCGGCGACGTGGTGGAGGTCTCCGGCGACGAGCCGGTCGACGCCCGTGCACTGGCCGAGGCGGTCCGGGCGACCACGGACGAGGCCGAGGCCCTGCGGCTGCGGGTGTACGACACCCCGTCGGGCCCGCGTCAGGCGGTCGACGACGCGCCGGTGAAGACGCCCGAGGTGGTCGACGTCAGCGGCGAGGCCGACCCCGCGGCCGCGGCCACCGCGCTCGTCGACGCCGAGCGGGCGCAGGCCGCCGAGGCATGCCGGGGGATGGTGGACCGACAGCTGTACACCCGCACGGTCATCCGGCTGTCCGAGCGCGAGGTCTGGTATACCCAGCTCGGCCACCACCTCGTCTTCGACGGGTACACCGCCGCGATGCTGGCCCGACGCACCGCCGCCCACTACACGGCCCTGGTGCGCGGGGCCGAGCCGCCGCCGTCGACCTTCGGCGCGTTCGCCGACCTCGTCGCCGCCGACCGGGCCTACCGGGACAGCGACCAGGCCGCCGCGGACCGCGCGTACTGGGTCGACCGGTTCACCCCGCTGCCCGACCTCGGCGGCACCGACACCTCCGCAGGGCCGCCCGACCGCACCCTGACCGCCCGCGCCACCGTCACCCCCGAGGAGACGGCGCGGCTGCGCGCCTTCGCCGAACAGGAAGGCGTCACCTGGGGCGAATCACTCGTCGCCTGCTACGCCGCGTTCCTGCACCGCATGCTGGGCCGCCACGACGTGGTCTTCGCCCTGCCGCTGATGTGCCGGGTCGGACCGGCCCAGCTGCGCACCCCCGCGATGGCGGTCAACGTGCTGCCGCTGCGGGTGGACGTCCACGGCCGGGACGGGCTCGGGGAGCTGAGCCGGCGGGTCGCCGCCGCCATGCGGGAGATGCGCGAACACCAGCGCTACCGCGGCGAGGACCTGCCGCGGGACCTCTCGGCGCCCGGCGCCGGCGCGCTGCTGCACGGGCGCGGCATCAACCTCAAGGCGTTCGACCTGGAGATCGACTTCGCCGGGGCGCGGGGCGTGATGCGCAATGTCGCCGGCGGTCCGCCCGAGGACATGGGCCTGAGCGTGCTGCCGAGCCGCGACGGCGGCCTGCTGCTCGGCTTCGAGGTCGACGCCCTGACCGACGACCAGGCAGCGGTCGACGGCAAGCTGGCCGGGTTCCGGGCGCTGCTGGCCGGACTGACCGGCGGCCTGCCCGTGGGCCGGATCCCCCTGGCCGGTGACACGAGCGGCACGGTCGGCACTGCCGGGCCGCCTGCGGAGTGGACACCGCCCGCCCCGCCCGGAACCCCGGTCGACGTGGCGACCGCCTTCGACGCCATGGTCGCCACCGACCCCGGCGCCACCGCCCTGGTGTGTGGGGACGACCGGTGGTCCGCCGGGGAGCTGGCCGACCGGGTGCACCGGCTGGCCCGTGCCCTGCGCGCCCGCGGCATCGGCCCCGACGACGTCGTGGCGCTGGCGCTGCCCCGATCCGCCGACCTGGTCGGCGCCCTCCTGGCGGTGCTGGACGCCGGCGCCGCGTTCCTGCCCCTGGACACCGCCCACCCGCCCGAGCGGCTGCGCGAGCTCATCACCGACGCCCGCCCCGCTCTGGTCGTGACGGCCGTCGAGTCGGTCGACGGGCTCGCCTGGGGCGACCTGGTCGACGAGGCGGCCGGGCGGTCCGGCGCGCCGCTGCGGGCCGATGAGCTGGCCGCGCCCCGGCACCCCGAGCACCTGGCCTACGTCATCCACACCTCCGGGTCGACCGGTCGCCCCAAGGGCGTACTCGGCCGGTCCGGCGGGCTGTCCGCCCTCCTGCACCACCAGCGGTCGACCGTCGTCGCCGAGGCCGAGCGGGCCGCCGACCGGCGGCTGCGCGCCGCCCACACCTACTCCTTCGCCTTCGACTCGGCGTTCGACCACCTGGTGTGGTTGCTGTGCGGGCACGAACTCCACGTCTACGACACCGAGACCTGCCGCGACGCCGACGCCCTGCTCGCCGCCCACGCCCGCGACGCCATCGACATCGTCGACACCACACCGTCGATGGCGGCACCGCTGGTCGAGGGCGGACTGCTGGACCGGCGGCCGACGCTGCTGGTCCTCGGCGGCGAGGCCGCGCCGCCCGCGCTGTGGCGGCGGATCGCCGACTCCGGGGTCGCGGCCCGCAACATCTACGGGCCGACCGAGGCGACCGTGGACAGCACCGCGGCGCGGATCACCGGCGAGACCCCGACGATCGGCCACCCGCTCGCGGGCACCCGGGCCTACGTCCTCGACGCCGCCCTGCAGCCGGTACCGCACGGCACGGTCGGCGAGCTGTACCTGGCCGGAGGGCACCTGGCCCGCGGCTACCTGGGCAGGCCGGGGGCCAGCGCCGAGCGATTCGTCGCCGACCCCTACGGCCCCGCGGGCGAGCGGATGTACCGCACGGGCGACCTGGCCCGGTGGGTGCCCGGCCGCGGCCTGGAGTACCTGGGACGCGGCGACGGGCAGGTCAAGATCCGCGGCCACCGGGTGGAGACCGGCGAGGTCGAGGCCGCCCTGGGCTCGGTGCCCGGGGTCGCGGCGGCGGCCGCAGCCGTGCGGTCGTCCCGGCTGGTCGGCTACGTCGTGCCCGCCCCGGGCACCGGGGGCTCGCTCACGGGGGACGCCGTCCGCGCCCACCTGGCCGGGCGGCTTCCCGACCACATGGTGCCCTCGGCGGTGGTGGTGCTCGACGAGCTGCCGCTCACCCCCAACGGCAAGCTCGACCGCGCCGCGCTGCCCGCGCCCGCGGCGGCCGGCGGCGGTCGGGAACCGAGTACCGAGCGGGAGCGGCTGCTGTGCGCGGCGGTCGCCGAGGTGTTCGAGGTCGACCGGGTCGGCGCCGACGACGACTTCTTCGCGCTGGGCGGGGACAGCATCACCGCGATCACGGTCAGCAGCAGGCTGCGGGCGGCGGGTATCGAGCTGCGGCCCCGGGACCTGCTGGCGCGCCGCAGCTTCGCCGCCCTGGCCGCCTCCGCCCGGCGGGTGGCGGACACCACCGCCCCGGTCGACGAACCGACCGGGCAGGTGCCCGCGCCTCCCATCGTGCGCGGTCTGCTCGACCCGCACCCGGACGCCAGCGCCGTCGCCTCCTACGCGCAGTGGACCGCCCTGCGCGTCGACGACCTCGGACACGAGGACCTGGTCCGAGGCGTGCAGGCGGTGCTCGACCGGCACGACGCGCTGCGGCTGCGGGTCGGCGACGGCCTGGAGGTCCCGCCCAGGGGTGCGGTCCGGGCCGTCGTCCACGAGGTCCACGAGGTCCACAAGGTCCACGAGGTCCACCGGGTCGGTGGAGCGGGGGTCGAAGCGGTGGCGCGGCGCCTGGCGGGCGAACTCGACCCGCGGTCGGGCGACCTGCTGCGGGCCGCCCTGGTCCGCACCGGCGACGGCGGGCCCGACCGGCTGGTCGTGGTCGTACACCACCTCGCCGTCGACGGCGTGTCCTGGCGGGTGCTCCTGCCCGACCTGCACGCCGCCTGCACGGGAGGCACACTCTCCCCGGCGGGTGCGTCCTGGCGGCAGCACGCCCTGCTCCTCGCCGAGCAGGGGAGCAGCGGCGCGTACCGGGGCGAACTGGACCACTGGCGGACCGCTCTCGGTTCCGCGACCCGCCTGGGCGACCGTCCGCTCGATGAGAAGCGGGACACGGTGTCGACCGCACACAGGTCGGTCACGGTGGCTGCACCCGAGGTCACCGAGGCGCTGCTGACCACACTGCCCGCGGCCTACCGTGCCGGCGTCGACGAGGTCCTGCTGGCCGCGCTCGTGCTCGCGCTGCGGGATCGCGGCGTGTCCGGCGACGCCGTGACCGTCACGATGGAGGGGCACGGCCGCGAACACCTCGACCTGTCCCGCACGGTCGGCTGGTTCACCAGCGAGTACCCGGTCCGTGTCCCCATACTCCCCGGACCGGCGGGCGGCGACGTGGGGCGGGTGCTGCGGGAGGCCAAGGAGGCCAAGCGCGCCGTCCCCGGCAACGGCATCGGCTACGGGGTGCTGCGCTGCCTCGACCCGGAGGCCGGGCCGGAGCTGGCCGCCACCCCGGCCCCGGATGTGCTGCTGAACTACCTGGGCCGGTTCGCCCCGCTGTCCGGCACCGGGTGGCGCCTGCCGGAGCGGGACGCCTTCTCCGTGATCGAGCCCGACGGCAAGGCCTTGGAGCAGGTGCTGGCCCTCAACTGCTTCGTCCACGAGGAGGGCGCGCCCCGGCTCGCCGTCGAGTGGACGGCCGCGACCGGGGTGATCGGCCCTGAGGCGGTGGCGGCCCTGCAGGACGCCTGGGCCGCGGCGCTGGACGCGCTGGCCGAGCACGCGCGGGACACAGCCGGCGGGCTCACCCCCTCCGACATCCCGCTGGTCGACCTCGACCAGGACACCATCGACGCCCTCGAACGCACCGGCCCCGTCCAGGACGTCTGGCCGGCCACACCGCTGCAGGTCGGCCTCTCCTTCCACACCCTCATCCGCGACGAACAGGACGCCGACGTCTACGTCGTCCAGGCGGTGACGACGCTGGCCGGCGAGCTGGACCCGGATCGGATGGCCGCGGCCGCCCGGGAGCTCCTGCGCAGGAACCCGGCCCTGCGCGTGTACCTGGCGCCCGTCGGGGACGACGTGGTGCAGGTGGTCCCCGCCGACGCCGCCCTGGAGTGGCGGCGGGACGACCGGTTCGAGGCGGCCGCCCGCGCCGAACTGGAGCGCCCCTTCGACCCGGCCCGGCCGCCGCTGATCCGCTTCCTGCTCTCCCGAACCGGCCCGGACGAGCACAAACTGGTGATCACCAACCACCACGCGCTGCTCGACGGCTGGTCGATGCCGCTGGTCGGCCGCGCACTGCTGGCGATCTACGCCGAGCTCGGCGGCGGCCCGGGCGCTCCCGCCGCCGCCGACGTGTCGGAGTACTTCCGCTGGCTGGCCGACCGGGACCCGGAGGCGTCCCTCGCGGCGTGGCGCGACGCCCTGGCCGGCGTCGACGACGCCACGCGGCTGGCACCGGCGAGCACCGCGACCGGCGTCGAACGGCCCGGCCGCGTGACCTTCGGTCTGGGCGGCGCGTTCAGCGACCGGCTGCGCGCCTTCGCCCGTGAGCGGGGCGTCACCCTGACCACCGTGCTCCAGACGGCCTGGGGCCTGCTGCTGGGCCGGCTCACCGGGCGCCGCGACGTCGTATTCGGCTGCCCGGTGTCAGGCCGACCCGCCGAGGTCGACGGTGTGGAGTCGATGATCGGCCAGCTCGGCACCACCATCCCCGTCCGGGTCCGGCACGCCCGGGACGAGACCGCCGGGGACCTGATGGCGCGCGTGCACGCCGAGAGCGTCGCGCTGACCGACCACCACTATGTCGGCCTGCCCGCGATCCAGCGGGCGGTGGGCGTCGGCGAGCTGTTCGACACCATGCTGGTGATGGAGAACTTCCCGCTGTCCAGCCGGAAGCGCACACCGCTCGCCCCCGGGCTCGACCTGGCCGGGGTGGACATCACCGACGCCACCCACTACGCGCTGACCGTGATCGTGATCCCCGACGACGAGATCACCATCGGCCTGGGCTTCCAGCCCGGCGCCTTCGCGGAGGCGACCGTGCGCGACTACGGCCGATGGCTGCGCAACATCCTGCGGGAGATCGTCGACGACCCGCGGCGGCCCGCGATCGGACTGCCCGTGCTCGACCAGGACGAGCGGGAGCGGATGCTGAGCACCGGAACCGGGGCCGCCCCCGCCAAGGTCCGCGGCCACTGGCTGGAGGAGTTCGCCGCCTGGGTCCGCCGCACCCCCGACGCCGAAGCCCTGGTCTGCCGCGACCGCAGCCTCGACTACGCCGAGCTGGACCGCCAGGCCAACCGGCTCGCCAACGCGCTGATCGAGCGGGGGGTGCGGCCCCAGGACCCGGTCGCGGTCCTGCTCGGGCGCGACATCGAGATGACGGTGGCGCTGTTCGGCATCGCCAAGGCCGGCGCCGTGTACGTGCCGATGGACCCGGACTACCCGCGGGACCGGCTGGCCTACATGCTCGACGACATCGCCCCGGCCGCCGCCCTGACGACCGGCGCCGACCTGCCGGCCGAACACGGAATCCCGGTGCTGCGGCTGGACGACCCGGCCACGCTCGCGTCCGCGCCCGACACCGACCCGGTCGAAGCCCGGGCCGCCCTCACCGAGGACGCGCTGGCCTACGTCATCTACACATCCGGTACCACCGGGCGGCCCAAGGGCGTGGGTGTGCCCCACCGCGGCGTGCCCGACCTGATCGCGCTGCAGGAGGAGGTCGTCGGCATCACCGAGCACGACCGCTACCTGCACTTCGCGTCGACCGGCTTCGACGTGGCGTTCTGGCAGACCATGGTGCCGCTGCTGTCCGGCGGGACCTCCGTGATCGCCCCCGAGGAGGTGCGCGTCCCCGGCGACGAACTGCTCGACTACATCGTCGAACACCGGGTGACCGGGGTGAACCTGCTGCCGTCCTTCCTGGCGGCGATGCCCGACGACCGGACGGTCGACCCCGATGTGCTCTTCGTCGTCGGCGCCGAGCGCCTCGACCCCGCGCTCGCGCGGCGCTGGGGTGCCGGCCGCCGGGCGCTGTTCAACGCCTACGGGCCCACCGAGGTCACGATCAACTCCGTGACCTGGCACTACGACCCGGACGACCCCGGCCCGCTGCCGATCGGCCGCCCCGACCCGGGCGTCCGCGCCTATGTCCTGGACGGCGGGCTCCAGCCGGTCGGCGCCGGTGTGACGGGTGAGCTGTACCTCGGCGGGCCGAGCCTGGCCCGCGGGTACATCGGCCGCCCCGGCCTGACCGCCGCCGCGTTCGTCGCCGACCCGTTCGGCGCCCCCGGGGAGCGGATGTACCGCACGGGCGACCTCGTGCGGTGGCGGCCCGACGGGCAGCTGGTGTTCCTCGGCCGCGTCGACCACCAGGTCAAGATCCGCGGCTTCAGGGTCGAGCTCGGCGAGATCGAGTCCACCCTGACCCGCCACCCCGATGTGCGCGCCTGCGCGGTGATCGTACGGGAGGGCAGGCTCGTCGGCTATGTCATCCCCACCGACGGCGCCGCCCCGGCAGCGGCAGCGGCCGCGGCAGCGGACACCGAGCGGCTGCGCGCGTACCTGGCCGAGCGGCTTCCCGACCACATGGTGCCCACCGCCCTGGTGCCGCTCGACCGGTTGCCGCTGAGCCCCGGCGGGAAGCTCGACCCCACCGCACTGCCCGCCCCCGAGGCCGCGGCCGCCGAGCGGCGCGAACCCGCCACCCGGGCCGAGGAGGTGCTGCTCGGCATCTTCACCGACATCCTCGGTACCGGCGGTGCCGGTGCGGCCGTCGGCCTGGACGACGACTTCTTCGCCATCGGCGGGGACAGCATCGTGTCGCTGCAGGTGGTGTCGCGGGCCCGCCGCCACGGGCTCGGCCTGACCGCCCGCGACGTGTTCGAGGGCGCCACGATCGCCGGGATCGCGGCGCGGGCGCGCGCCCTCGACGGCGGGGACGCCCCCGCCGTCGGCGACGCGCCGCTGACCCCCATCATGCGCGACCTGCTGCGCCGCGCGGGCACCGCCGCGGACGGGTTCTGCCAGTGGGCGGAAATCTGCGTCCCGCCCGGCGGCGACGAGGCGGCCTGGCGGGCCGTCCTCGACGCCGTCCTGGCCCGCCACGACGTGCTGCGCGCCCACCTGGTGGGCGACGCACTGCGCATCCCACCGGTCGGCGCCGTGACCGGCGCCGACGTGCTGACCCGGGTGGCGGCCACGGGCGACCTGCGCACCCTCGTCGACGAGCGGACCGCGGCGGCCCGCGCCTCGATGGACCCGC
This window contains:
- a CDS encoding iron chelate uptake ABC transporter family permease subunit encodes the protein MTPLGRTSEPAQTTRRTPRIGRVGLLAGGLVLLAAVAVLSIGVGARPIPPADVVRALFDFQGTDDHVVVWNMRAPRALLAVAVGAALAVAGALIQTLARNPLAEPGILGVTAGAGFAITLGSALGLAAGQAGELGWAIVGSVLAALLVAAVGRSSPLRLVLTGVALTAVLNGVALGMRLRFPDVFDVYRFWSVGSLAAREQAPLGLPLAAIAVCLVGAVLLSRALNALALGETVAHTLGAGVARVRALALVLITVLSGAATAVAGPILFVGLIVPHLVRRPAGGSVPWLVLYSMVLGAILLLVADVGSRVLLPTGEVPVAIVTAFLGGPVLIWAVRRYGAGSL
- a CDS encoding iron chelate uptake ABC transporter family permease subunit, with translation MNTRLLHAEHRTVAVSAVLAAVIAGLGLLGLCYGASWATPGEVLAALTGAERSVVITEWRLPRVMAGLVFGAALGVAGAIFQNLTRNPMGSPDIIGLDAGAYTGALIAITVLSGTSAQLATGSVVGGLLVAAVIYLLSSDRGFSGLRLVVIGIAVNAMVTAVNSWIVLRADLEIAIAAVGWSAGSLNGVDWADLRVPFAVIAVLLVGMAALSRDMHQTLLGDAVAVTTGVALNRLRLLMVLIGVGCTATVTAVAGPIAFIALAAPQIGRRLAGAAGVPLLPAALTGAVLLQGADLLAQMLLAPVALPVGVVSTAIGGCYLIWLLTKEVRRA
- a CDS encoding ABC transporter ATP-binding protein; translation: MTARLSAQEITLRYGERVVSTRLSLDIPDGAFTAIVGPNACGKSTLLRAFVRLLRPDTGQVHLDGREVGGYPSKALAKVLGFLPQDPLAPDGIRVRQLVSRGRFPHQSLLAAWSARDEEAVGEAMIAAGVDDLADRPVQELSGGQRQRVWMAMVLAQQTPYLLLDEPTSFLDITHQYQLLGLLARMRDEGRTVIAVLHDINQACRFADHLVAMRDGRVAAEGDPAEIVDAALVKDVFDLPSVIVPDPVTDTPMVVPTLQGD
- a CDS encoding siderophore-interacting protein, with amino-acid sequence MSRPDHRHRHLDRIAEVRAGRHAEKVGYPIRIREAEVVRTAMVGAGLLRVTLGGAGTAGFESHAPDEHVKLIFPEPDGSVRLPEPNGLMLRWPRPTPTSREYTVRRYDPASGEIDIDIAPHEGGLASDWAQAVEPGAVVHVAGPPGGLIVPHSYDRYLLAGDITALPAIARRLEELPGSARGWAFVEVADAAEEIGMSAPEGVEVRWLHRGDRPAGTGGALARAVTSVSVPEGERLYVWAAGEAGQIKPLRRWVRDELRLEKADHDITGYWKRGVADFDDDH
- a CDS encoding ABC transporter substrate-binding protein, with amino-acid sequence MFTRRSPGLVGALALSLALAGCGSSTGGEDASGESGETRVFTADNGEITIPADPQRVVATGYAVPVLIEADAPLVGISSWQRGEPLMSEEDLATYEELPKVAGEQAAETNYEAIAEADPDLIVIGVPAPVLGDIDVERLESIAPVVAIGPTVPSAWRELSRKQADAAGALDRFDAVQGEYENKAADLAEKYSDVLPQLKLGHIGEYGEVAKGTFQREFSGSWGTNIAEDIGAAYYGEVKEPGPGSRAVSEYPSVEELPDSLGEADAITYSVKADGSIPESVQYVMDSELWKNLPAVKDGKTFPIQHTEAATYGQAMRTLDAIDESFAPLLEQ